In Ruminiclostridium josui JCM 17888, the genomic window TCCTGCTCCTCATCATCTTCCTTACCCTCTGTATCATTTCCTTCAATGTACAATACCATAAAGCCCGGGAATTTTACTTTTGAGCCATTTGCTTTAAAGGTATATTTCCCTGCACTAATATCAGCTGATACAGTATCATATATGGCAGATGACATCTGACTTGATATAAATCTGTCCCATATAAGCTTGTAGAGCTTGTATTGTTCTGCACTAAGAAATTCTTTTATTACTTCAGGTGCCATATCCATATATGTCGGACGTATTGCTTCATGGGCATCCTGAGAAGCTGATTTGTTTTTATATATCTTTGGATTTTCAGGGATATAATCCTGTCCATACTTTGTTTTAATATACTCTCTTGCCTCATTCTGTGCGTCTGCTGATATCCTTGTTGAGTCTGTTCTCATGTAGGTTATTAAACCCACAGAACCACGTCCCTTTATTTCAATACCTTCATATAGCTGCTGAGCAACCATCATGGTTCTCTTGGTTGTAAATCCAAGTTTTCTGGAAGCTTCCTGCTGTAAAGTACTGGTAATAAAAGGTGCTGCAGCTGCCCTTTTCTTTTCCTGTTCTTTAACTTTTCGAACAATATATTCGCTTTTATTTATTTCATCTAAAATAGAATTAACTTGTTCCTCATTTGCTAATTCAATTTTTTCCTTGCCAATACCATAGAATCTTGCTTCAAAATTGGGGCTTGCTTTTGGTTTCGCAAGCTTCGCTGTTATTGACCAATATTCCTGTGATTCAAAATTTTCTATTTCCTCTTCCCTGTCGCAAATCATTTTTGTAGCTACAGATTGTACTCTTCCTGCACTCAAGCCTTTTTTTACTTTTTTCCAAAGCAGAGGACTTATCTTATAGCCCACTATTCTGTCCAGCACTCTTCTTGCCTGCTGTGCATCAACAAGGCCCATATCTATTGTCCTTGGCTGCTTTATAGCATTCTTTACGGCATTTTGTGTTATTTCATTAAAAGAAACTCTACACTTCTGTTGTTCATCAATATTTAATATTTTGGCCAAGTGCCAGGATATCGCCTCACCTTCACGGTCAGGGTCAGTTGCAAGAAACACTTTTTTAGCTGCCTTGGCTTCTTTTTTCAATTTTGATATTACGTCTCCCTTGCCTCTTATAGTGATATACTTTGGCTCAAAATCATTATCAATATCAACACCCATCTGACTTTTTGGTAAATCCCTAACATGTCCGACAGAAGCCTCTACCTTATATCCCTTACCTAAAAATTTACTTATTGATTTAACTTTTCCGGGAGACTCCACAATAACCAGGTTATCAGCCATTTTATTCCTCCGTGTCGAATATCCATTTTCTGTATATTGTATTATTAAACAACTACTAATTTAAACTGGTTTTTTCAATCTGTCAACCTCACAATAGTAATTCTACATTAAATACTCAAAATTATTCCTCTTTTTTATGTATCAGATTATATTATAACCTCAAATATTTTACCGGGGTTTTGACTAATTATCCCTTTCATTTCAAGCATAAATAGTATATTGTTTGCATCTTTTGCAGAAATATTACTTGTTTCAATAATTTCATCTATATTATGTACTCCATTTAAAATTATCTTTAAAATTTTTATTTCATCGGTTGTCAGTCCCTTAAATAAATTTAGATATTTTTTACTGGTTTTACTTAAGGTATCTTCATGGAAAAATGTAAAATTCTGTACCCCGCTATATTCAAATTCTTCCAGAATATCAGAGGCATTCAATACCAGTTTGGCTCCTTCTTTAATTAATTGGTTTGTGCCCATACTGTAGGCACAGTCGATATTTCCCGGAACTGCAAAGACTTCTTTCCCCTGCTCCAAGGCAAACCCTGCTGTAATTAGAGAACCACTTCTTTTTGCTGCCTCAATGACAAGGACTCCGCCTGAAATTCCGCTTATTATTCTGTTTCGCGCAGGAAAGTTATGTTGCAGCGGAGGCATTCCCGGAGGGTACTCAGATATCACTAATCCTTTGGAGGCTATTATATCATTAAAAAGTCCTATATTTTCCTGAGGATAAATAATATCCAGCCCAGAACCAAGAACTGCTATGGTTCTTCCTCCTGCGTCCAGACAACCTTTATGAGCAATGCTGTCAATTCCTCTTGCTAGACCACTTACTATTGTTACACCTCTCATTGAAAGGTCATATGACAACCTACCGGCGGTTTTCGTACCATATACGGTAGGCCTTCTTGAACCAACTACTGCAATAGAAAAACTGTCAGATTCAAGTTTTCCCTTATAATATAAAGCTATAGGCGGATCATATATATTTTTTAGTTTTTGAGGATAAACTTCTTCAAAAATATTTACCATTTTTATATTAGTTCTCATCATCACTTCATATATTGCACCAACTCTATGCCTTTTGTCTGAATTCAAAAGCTCTTTTATATTTTTCTCAGTTAATCCTTTTGTATTTTTAAGGTCATTTTCTGAAAGACCATATATAATTTCGGGGCTTTTATATTTTTCCAATAAGCTAAATGCTTTTTTTGAACTTAATCCTTCCAAGGATGATAACCAAATCCAATACTCAATATCTCTCATAAAATCTCCTTATAGTTTTATTCTGTCCATACTGCGATATTGTATAGCTTCGGCAATATGTTCAGAATTTATTTTCTCACTTGCATCCATATCTGCAATAGTTCTTGCTACTTTTAAAATTCTGTCATAAGTACGAGCACTCAGCCCAAGTCTTTCAAATGCCATCTTAAGAAGGCTTGTCGTACTTCTATCAAGTTCACAGTATTTTCTGATTAGTGCTGGCGTTAATTCAGAATTTGAATATATTCCTTGCCCCTTATATCTGTCATTCTGAATCCTCCTTGCCCGATTTACTCTTTCACGTATAACGGCAGATGTTTCTTCCTTGACTTCATTATTTAACTCATCGTATCTGACAGGATGTATTTCTGCGTGTATATCAATCCTATCCAGCAACGGCTGACTTAGTTTGCCAAGGTATTGTTGAACCATTTTGGGTGTGCAACTGCATTTATTTGACTGTTCCAGATAATAACCGCATTTACATGGGTTAGCTGCACAAATAAGAGTTGTTCTTGCAGGGTATGTTATACTTCCGTTGACTCTAGATATGGTTATCTCTCCATCCTCTAAAGGTTGCCTAAGCACCTCGATAGCATCTTTTTCAAATTCGGGAAACTCGTCCAAAAAGAGAACTCCATAGTGGGCAAGGCTAACCTCTCCCGGTTTGCACTGTTTCCCACCTCCTACAAGACTTACAGCTGATATAGTGTGATGGGGATTTCTAAAAGGTCTGTGGGTAACTAAAGAAGCATTTCTAGGCAAAAGACCTGAAATACTGTGTATTTTTGTTATTTGAACTGCTTCATCGAATGTCATATCAGGCAGTATTGATGGCAGCCTTTTTGCCAGCATAGTTTTTCCGCTGCCAGGGGAACCTATCATAAGCATATTATGGGAACCACATGCGGCTACCTCCATTGCCCTCTTTAGACTTGCTTGTCCCTTTACATCACTAAAATCCAAGCTGTCTTTTGTATTATGCATAAATATACTATCCACATCTATAAGATAGGATGGGATAATTTTATCACCATTGAGATGTTTTATAATGTCATCAAGATTTTTTACAGGTAAGATGTTTACACTTTTGAACACTGCTGCTTCATCGGAATTTGATTCAGGTACAATTACATTCTTTATGTCATTTGCAGCTGCACAGCAAACCATTGAAATGATTCCATCCACTGGTTTTATACTTCCATCCAGAGATAGTTCTCCTAAAAACATGTATGACGTTAAATCGGTA contains:
- the dprA gene encoding DNA-processing protein DprA: MRDIEYWIWLSSLEGLSSKKAFSLLEKYKSPEIIYGLSENDLKNTKGLTEKNIKELLNSDKRHRVGAIYEVMMRTNIKMVNIFEEVYPQKLKNIYDPPIALYYKGKLESDSFSIAVVGSRRPTVYGTKTAGRLSYDLSMRGVTIVSGLARGIDSIAHKGCLDAGGRTIAVLGSGLDIIYPQENIGLFNDIIASKGLVISEYPPGMPPLQHNFPARNRIISGISGGVLVIEAAKRSGSLITAGFALEQGKEVFAVPGNIDCAYSMGTNQLIKEGAKLVLNASDILEEFEYSGVQNFTFFHEDTLSKTSKKYLNLFKGLTTDEIKILKIILNGVHNIDEIIETSNISAKDANNILFMLEMKGIISQNPGKIFEVII
- a CDS encoding YifB family Mg chelatase-like AAA ATPase gives rise to the protein MVSKVKSCALLGIDGCIVDVETDISNGIPSFDVVGLGDMAVRESRERVRAAIKNSGIDFPVRRITINLAPASLRKGGAMYDVSIAIGILVASGIIKNTDLTSYMFLGELSLDGSIKPVDGIISMVCCAAANDIKNVIVPESNSDEAAVFKSVNILPVKNLDDIIKHLNGDKIIPSYLIDVDSIFMHNTKDSLDFSDVKGQASLKRAMEVAACGSHNMLMIGSPGSGKTMLAKRLPSILPDMTFDEAVQITKIHSISGLLPRNASLVTHRPFRNPHHTISAVSLVGGGKQCKPGEVSLAHYGVLFLDEFPEFEKDAIEVLRQPLEDGEITISRVNGSITYPARTTLICAANPCKCGYYLEQSNKCSCTPKMVQQYLGKLSQPLLDRIDIHAEIHPVRYDELNNEVKEETSAVIRERVNRARRIQNDRYKGQGIYSNSELTPALIRKYCELDRSTTSLLKMAFERLGLSARTYDRILKVARTIADMDASEKINSEHIAEAIQYRSMDRIKL